Sequence from the Flavobacterium sp. TR2 genome:
CGCTGCTCTAACCTAAATTTAAAATCCAAAAAAGACGTTAAAGTCTCATTTCTCTATTGGATTTTATGATATAAAAAATACTTTTGCTAGAACCTCCAAAAAGATTAAAAACAGAAAGGAAAACTGCATGGATAATGAAAAATTTATTTTCTGCCTAGAAGGCGTTCGAGATATAGACGATCATACCCAAACCAATGTGGTAAAGTGTCTGGAAGAATTGGCTATTGACCAAGGCATTTCGAGCATTCATAAAACGTGCGACACCATCGAGGGTTTAGAAGAAAGCTTGAATATCTTGCTGTATGAAGATCATAATTTCAAGGATTATGAAATTATTTATCTGGCCATGCCCGGTCAGGAAAACAACATCTGCCTCCACGATTATTATTACAGCATTGAAGAAATTGCCGAATTGTTTGAAGGGAAAATGAAAGGTAAAATCATTCATTTTGCCAATCTTAAAGTTTTAGACTTAAACGAAGAAGAAGCGCAATACTTTTTGGATATAACTGGCGCAAGAGCTATTTCTGGTTATGGTTCTACCTACAATAAAATTGCCAGCTGCAGCACTATTGACAAAGCTTTTTTTAGTCTGTATCAGGAAAACGACAATTTGATTGAAGTGGTAGAAGATCTTTATGCCAAACATTACAATTTGTGCAAACTGCTTGACTTTAGATTATATTATTAAAAATGAGAAAGAAGCAGGCAGAGAAAATAAAAACTTATGGACCGAAAGGATTTCGAGAGAAATTTTTAGGAGAAGACAATCCTATTCATTTGCTTTTCAAATCAAATTCGGATCATTTTTTCTGTCTTGAAATTGAAGAGATGATGCAGATGCAGCATCCTGTTCCGCCTTCTAAACATTCTTGCCATACTTTAATTTTTATTTCTTCTGGTCAGCACGTGATGAAATTAGGCTATCAGGAATTTATCACAACCGATAACGAAATGATTATGGTTCCGGCTGGTCAGATTTTTTCGCTTGATAATGTCAATAATATCCATAAAGGATACATCTGCCAATTTCATCCCGACATTTTAATTAGAAAATACGGCAGCCGTGAATTACTGAATGATTTCGATTTTTTGAAAATTTCTGGAAACCCAAAAATCAAAGTGGCTCCCGAGGATGTTGCCCCAATTGCAAATATCTTAGAACGATTGAAAAAGGAATATTCTGAAACTACAATTGCAGATTTGAATATTGTGCAATCGTATCTGATTACGCTATTTTATGAAATGAATAAAAATGCTGTTAAAACGGTTAAAAACATTTCTGCCGCAGAAGCCATTACAGCAAAATTCAAAGAGCTCATTCATGATCATATCAAAACCCAGCATCAGGTAAATTATTATTCTTCTTTATTAAATATCACTCCAAACCATCTGAATAAATGCGTTAAGGCCATAACAGGAAAATCAGCTGTAAAATGGATTGACGAAAACATATTGCTGGAGGCTAAATATCTGCTCTTTCAAACCACGCTTTCTGTCGGTGAAATCGCAGCGCAAGTAGGCTTTGAAGATCAATCTTACTTTAGCCGTTTCTTTAAAAAAACAGAAGGAATTTCGCCTGTCCAATACCGAAAAATGATTGATAAATCCTAATTATTGATTAGAGAGTCCTAACAAATATGCAGACGTTTTTCAGAAATTTGCTTCCTCAAAAATGCAAATTATGATTTATGTTTTTAAAACTTCCGTTGATAGCCAAGCCAAATTCGAATCGGCTTCTGTTCTCCTAAACGAATTACTGCCCGATTCTTTGTGGAATTTTGACCTCGAAGATTGCGACAACATTCTGCGAGTTGACAGTGAATTGAATGCTGCGGCTTTACTTCAAAACAATCCTGTTTTTGATTGCATCGAATTAGAATAGAATCTTACACGCCTTCAAATTTTATATGGAATCCAAATTATACCAAAACCAAACTTTTGAATCGATCGATTATTCGGAGCAAAGTTTAGCCAATACCGAATTTGCAAACTGCGAATTCATTAACTGCAATTTTTCTAAAAGTGATTTGAGCCATATTGATTTTATGGATTCTACTTTTAAAAACTGCAATCTTTCATTGGCCGTTTTAAGAAACACTGGATTGAAAAACATCAGATTCATTGGCTGCAAATTAATGGGATTGGATTTTAGTGCCTGCAATAGCTTTTTATTTGCCATGAACTTTGAAGACTGCATTCTGGACTATTCAACATTTATTTATAAAAAGCTAAAGAAAACTAATTTTACAGATTGTTCTTTAAAGGAAGCTGATTTCTCCAATACCGATTTATCGCTGGCAATTTTTAAAAACTGCGATCTTTCTGGTGCCACTTTCGTGGAAAGCATTTTAGAAAAAACCGATTTTAGAACTTCTAGAAACTATGCATTTGATCCGTCAGAAAATAGAATTAAAGGGACTAAAGTTTCGCAAGCAGCACTTGCAGGTCTATTAGGGAAATTTGATTTATTGATCGAGTGATTGCTTAAATTTTAGTTCCAGTCTCGTTTTCAAATACCCCCCATGACTAAAAACTAAGGCTGAAAATAAAAAGCGGGATTGCAATCTAAACTGCATCCCGCTTTTTCTATTTAATCAACCACGATTTTTATTTTATCCAACGAGGGTCTCCTACTTTTCTATCAATTAATGTTTGGTTTTTAATTGTAAAATCGCCTGTCGCCGCACTTGTAAATTGAGGATCTAATATAGTTGCAGAAGCATCTGGTCTATTATTACTTCCTGTAACCTGCAAATTAGGCGAATTAAAATTATTATTGTTTGAAAACCCTGGAGCAGCAGTTGCCGCATTGTTCGTATAAGAAGCTGATCCAACCACAAGTAATGTATTACGTACTATTGAGGCATTTGAAACAAAACGCACATACAAAATTCTGCTTGCTGCTGGCAATGTAGGCGCATAGATTGTACATCCATCAATTAAGACATTGCTTGTTAAACCTGTTCCTGTTAAACCTGTTGCTGCGTCCAAACGTATGAAATCACGAGATGAACAAGTATCAAATGTGCTTTTTGTTAAAGAAACACTTCCAACATAAGCAGTTCTAAAGTCGATGAAATCAGCACCAGAAGCAGTATTTACATTTTTAATAATACTATTATCAACAGAGAACGATTTCAATTTCGCCAATGCATTTCCATACATTAATTGAGATGGGAAATCATGAACATAACAACCGCTAATTAAAACATCTCCTAAATTTGTTGCTGCTGGAGAACTAATTGCAATCGCGCCACCAGTTGTTCCTGCTCCGCTTAAATCAATATCAATTAAAGAGAAATTCACTATTTCTGCTGAATTTGCAGAATTATTAGCCAAAGTAAAATTAACTTTTAGTTTTGGCTTGTTTTCTGGTCTTAAACCTCTTAGCGTTATTGTTTTATTTATCGCTATTGTACCTGTTTGAGCTGTGTAATCACCTGGCATGAAAACTAAAACAGATCCAGAAGGCGCATCAGTAATTTTCTGAATGAAGTTATCTCCTTCTTTTACTAATATTCCAGTTCCAATGTCAATTCCGGTAGTAAAAGTTGCATTCCCCCTTTTCTTTGTTCCATTTAATAAAATTGCAGTATAAGCAGTTTCTGGTGTTAAACCTGTAAGTGTAGCTACTCCCGCAGTTTTTTCAGCTGCTGTAATGGTGTGGACAATATTTCCAGGCATGGCCGTAATTTGTGTTACAGTACTATTAGGAATCCATCTCAATGTAACCTGAGTTGCTTGAATATCTGCATCTTGAACTGGAAACATGATCTGTTCTGATAATGTTGTAGCTGTTATTACTGACCATTTAGAATCTTCTAAGCCATTAGTTACTGCTTTTACTCTAATAGAATAAACTGTTTCTCCTTCTAATGCTACTTTTACAGGAAGTTCTGAAGGGGCAACATTTACCGTTTTATAAATTGTTGTAAAACTAGGATCATCAGCACTAAATTCAACTACATAGTGATCTGCATTTTCACCTGATTTAACCGTCCAATTTAACTCAACTGTGGTTGAGTTTCTGATAGTGGCTTTAAGTCCAATGGGAGAAAATTCTCTTGTATTTCCTATATCGTCTAATAACGCTTCATTATAACTTTCACAGCTAGAAACTGCCACTGAAAGAAGTAATACGGTTATTAATCCTTTAAATATTTTTATTGTTTTCATCATAATAACTTATAATTTATTATTAGTTTTTTGAAAGATTTTAATAACCGTAATCATTTTTTAACTGACCATTGCTTGCATCAAGAAACACTTGCCATATTGGCCAGAATTGTCTGTTATCAGGGTTCACTCCTGCTTTATACAATGAAGCTATCTTAGCATCTGCAGCAGTTCCTGTCCATGTCCATGGAGTAGAAGAATACAATACTCCTGGATTTGTAGTTTCTCCACGATTAAGTCCGTAGATATCTAAACTTACATTATCTGCTTGATATTTATAATACAGAGTTGCCGGCACATCTGCGTATTGTCCAGTACGAGTAGACAATTCTGCCATTTTTTGCTTCGCTTTATCTAGGTTTGCTTTAAGCAAGTTCCAACGGATAAGTGCTTGTTTGCGCTCCATTTCTCCAGTAAACTCGTATTTATTTTCTTCAACTAAAGCATTAAACATTGCGTCTTTACTAGTTAAAGCATTTACATAGTTTTCAACCTTTACAGCTTGATCTGCCGACGAAAATGATCTTCTGCGAATTTCTTTCAAATAAGGCATCGCTGCACTTGGACCTTCTAATTCGTTTGCAGTTTCTGCTGCAATAAGAAGCACTTCTGCATAACGCATATACATTTTATTAACCCCGTCATCGTTGGTTGAAGTCACATAACGTTTCATCCATTCGTAACGATATTTACCAAAGTACCATGTATCTAGAGTACCCAATTCTTGTTTTGCAATACCATTTACTGCATTACCATATTTGTAAGGTACGCACGTAACATTTCTGCGTGTATCGGCTTGATCATAGTCATAGAAAACAAATGGCAACGGACCTGCTACACCTCCACGGTTAGCTCCATTCGCTTGAAATTGATCTGCAGCAGCCGTGTGTTTTACAGCAAAAGTGAACAACATTCTACCACGTCCATCAGAAAAAGGCAGTTCCCAAAGCGATTCTCCTCCAGCAGTAGTAACTTCTTGATTGTATTTTCTCCATAATCCTTCAAAAGTAGATTCTAAATGAGCAGAACCACTTTGAATCACTTCACGAGATTCTTTTAGTGCCAATGCATACATATTCGCAACTGAAAGCTCTGGATCGCTGCTTCTTCTTACTCCATCAGGATATTGCTGATAACCACTTGCAGCCAAAGCCAAACGTGCTCTGAATGCTTTTACGAAAGCCTTATTTACGTGTTCTACCGTATTTGTATAAGCCGTTTCATTTGGCCATGCCACCAATGTCGATGCCTCACCTAAATCTGCAATTAATTGTTTATAAATAACATCTCTACTAGATTTAGGCAAATATAACGTAGCAGTAGTGATAGGTTCAAAACGAGCAGGAACATCGCCAAACGATTTAAGCAAATCAGCATAATAGATCGCTCTTAATGTTAAAGCTTCTCCTAATAGCTGTCCCATTTCTGTTCCTGGTTCAGGATTCCCATACTGACGAAGACCTTTAATACAAATATTAGCACGCTCAATACCAGAGTACATCATTGAAAAAGCATTATTAGTTGTATTCATTTCTGTATTGGTTGGCTTCGCATCATACACACACAAATCTGCTTTATCTCCCGCTGTTTGTGAGGTATTGTACCATTCTGTATCTGTATTTAATCCATAATATGGTAAAAATCTTCCTCTATAAGAATTAGTCTCTGCAAATGGCACTTTTATTCCATCAATAGCTCCTTTTGCAAGTGCAACTTCAGAAAATATCAAAGATGGTTCTAATGTTGATTTTGCATCTGTTTCTAAATAGTCATCTTCAAATTGCTGGCAAGAACTAAATAAAGCCGCAATAATCAATCCCGCTATTATTATTTTATTTTTCATTTTGTGATTGTTTAAAATTAGAAATTAAGATTCATTCCAAAGATCATCTGTCTGCTTCTTGGATAAGGACTTGAATCAACCCCCGGAGTAAGTGGAGTTTTTCTTTTTGTTGAAACTTCTGGGTCTGATCCCGAATAATTCGTCCAAACAAAAATATTGCTTCCTGTCAAGTAAAATCTCAATTTAGAAACTCCAAGTTTCGATGTAAACATCTCTGGCATTGAATATCCTAATGTTAAAGTATTTAATCTTAAAAACGATGCGTCTTCAACTGCCCAATCAGTAAATATAGCTTGTCTCATGTACGGAGACCACATAGTTGTATTTGCATTTAAATTTGCCAATGCTGTTGGATCAGTTACCAATTGACCCGTAGCAGGATCTAAGTTTGTCCATCTTTTTCCATCTGCCATCGTAGAATTTAAGTTCTTATATTCTCCCGAAGCAGTAGCTGTCGAAAATTCAATTTTATCAGCATTGTATACGTCATTACCAATACTCCAGTTAAAAGCGGCCATTAAATCAAAGCCATAAGCATTACCGTTAATAACAAAACCTCCTGAACTTTTAGGGTTATAATGACCAATAACTGTTTTATCGCTAATGTCTACTTTACCATCTCCATTAATATCTTTTAATTTCATATCTCCAGGCTTAAGACTACTTCCATCACCAACTAAAGAAGTAGAAGTATTAACTACCCCGCTTTTTAAAACATATTTTCCTCCAACATAATCAAAATCTGCAACTTCATATCTTCCATCATTTTTGTAGCCGTACATACTTCCTAACGAAGAACCAACTGCGATAAGATAATCGTCTCCAATTTGTGAAGAAGCCCATCCTGTAGCTTGCCCAAAGTCACTCATAATACCCAATGAGTTAACACGATTTTTGTTTACTGCCATATTTAATGAAAAATTCAATCCATAATTAGCTTTTTCAATTGCAACAACATTTATAGTAGCCTCGAAACCTTTATTTTGGTTTTGTCCCATGTTACGGTATTGAAAATCATATCCAACTCCTGAAACTGGGAAATTAAGCAATAAGTCGTTCGTTAGATTTTTGTAGATATCAAAATTACCACTTAAGCGATTTTTGAAAAATGCAAAATCTAAACCAATATTCTGAGTAACTGTCGTTTCCCATTTCAAGTCAGGATTAGGCATTGTTTTAGAAGGTGCCCAAACACTGGTAACTCCATTAATCCATGTTGTTGGTGTTGACTGAAAAATTTGAATTTGCTGTCCAACAGGGATATTGTTATTACCTGCTTCACCATAACTTGCTCTTAATTTTAAAAGGCTTAACCAACTTTTATTTTTTAGCCAATTTTCTTCTGACATTTTCCATGCGCCTGCAAAAGCCGGGAAATATCCCCAACGATTCGCCCCTAAAAATTTACTAGATCCATCTGCACGAAATGTAGCCGAAAGGATATAACGGTTTTTGTAGTCATAATTTGCACGTCCGAAGAAAGATAATAATCTGTCATCAGGGCTATAATAATTATCTACTGCTTGAGGAGTACCCTGCGTAGTAAGTGTTTTTGCTTTTTCAAAATCAAAAAAACTAGGATATCCATGTATTGTACTTGTTACAGTATTTGTACTATATGTAATACTTTCCTCCCCAATAAGAGCAGTCAAATGATGATCTTCTCCCATTATTTTTTTGAAGTCATAATTTAGCGTATTAGCATTTCTAAAGCGTTCCTGTTTACCATCTGACATAATCATTGCAGGCAAACCTTGCAATACAGCTGTTGGCGCATTATTTACGTAATAAGTTGATTGTCCATAAAAACGATAATCTGTGATATTAGAATTATCTAGACCTAAATCTACTTTTAGTTTTAAATTGTCTACAATCTCCCATCCAAAACTTCCTAACATATTAAAGTTTTTACGAAACTGTTGAGCATTATTATCTGATATTGCTGTAAAAGGATTTATCAGCACATCTGTTCCGTCTCCAGTAGTATCACCCGATGTTAGGCCTGGTACCGGAAGTGGCGCATATCCCACAACAGTACGCATACGAGAATCTGAAGAAGATTTCTCATTTTGCTCATTTACCCCGCCGCCATCAATCTCTGTATCTGAATAACGCATTGTAAAAGCAACATCAATCTTATCATTTAGTTTACTTTTTAAGGCTAATGCTAAGTTATTTCTTTTGTAGTCTGAACCTACCATGATCGCTTTTTCATCATAGTGAGCATAATTAAAGTTATAATTAAGCTTTTCTGTTCCTCCTCTAATTCCTAAATCACGGCTCTGTACCTCACCTGTGCGTCCAAAGATTTGTTTTTGCCAATCATCACCTTTTAAACCATTGTACATATCATGATCTTCCCAATTTCCAAAATACTTAGTGTATGAATCTGGATTAGTAGGCACTTTTGTTCCGCTTTGAGAAAGCAAAGCATATTCGTATTGCCATTTTGTATAATCCTCAGGCGACAAAACATCAATATCTTTAGCTATCTTTTTCATACCATAGAACATATTAAAGCTCACCGACATTTTTCCATCTTTTCCACTTTTTGTAGTAATAAGAATTACTCCATTTGCACCACGTGATCCGTAGATTGCAGTTGA
This genomic interval carries:
- a CDS encoding DUF6642 family protein, with product MDNEKFIFCLEGVRDIDDHTQTNVVKCLEELAIDQGISSIHKTCDTIEGLEESLNILLYEDHNFKDYEIIYLAMPGQENNICLHDYYYSIEEIAELFEGKMKGKIIHFANLKVLDLNEEEAQYFLDITGARAISGYGSTYNKIASCSTIDKAFFSLYQENDNLIEVVEDLYAKHYNLCKLLDFRLYY
- a CDS encoding helix-turn-helix domain-containing protein; its protein translation is MRKKQAEKIKTYGPKGFREKFLGEDNPIHLLFKSNSDHFFCLEIEEMMQMQHPVPPSKHSCHTLIFISSGQHVMKLGYQEFITTDNEMIMVPAGQIFSLDNVNNIHKGYICQFHPDILIRKYGSRELLNDFDFLKISGNPKIKVAPEDVAPIANILERLKKEYSETTIADLNIVQSYLITLFYEMNKNAVKTVKNISAAEAITAKFKELIHDHIKTQHQVNYYSSLLNITPNHLNKCVKAITGKSAVKWIDENILLEAKYLLFQTTLSVGEIAAQVGFEDQSYFSRFFKKTEGISPVQYRKMIDKS
- a CDS encoding pentapeptide repeat-containing protein: MESKLYQNQTFESIDYSEQSLANTEFANCEFINCNFSKSDLSHIDFMDSTFKNCNLSLAVLRNTGLKNIRFIGCKLMGLDFSACNSFLFAMNFEDCILDYSTFIYKKLKKTNFTDCSLKEADFSNTDLSLAIFKNCDLSGATFVESILEKTDFRTSRNYAFDPSENRIKGTKVSQAALAGLLGKFDLLIE
- a CDS encoding DUF4957 domain-containing protein; its protein translation is MMKTIKIFKGLITVLLLSVAVSSCESYNEALLDDIGNTREFSPIGLKATIRNSTTVELNWTVKSGENADHYVVEFSADDPSFTTIYKTVNVAPSELPVKVALEGETVYSIRVKAVTNGLEDSKWSVITATTLSEQIMFPVQDADIQATQVTLRWIPNSTVTQITAMPGNIVHTITAAEKTAGVATLTGLTPETAYTAILLNGTKKRGNATFTTGIDIGTGILVKEGDNFIQKITDAPSGSVLVFMPGDYTAQTGTIAINKTITLRGLRPENKPKLKVNFTLANNSANSAEIVNFSLIDIDLSGAGTTGGAIAISSPAATNLGDVLISGCYVHDFPSQLMYGNALAKLKSFSVDNSIIKNVNTASGADFIDFRTAYVGSVSLTKSTFDTCSSRDFIRLDAATGLTGTGLTSNVLIDGCTIYAPTLPAASRILYVRFVSNASIVRNTLLVVGSASYTNNAATAAPGFSNNNNFNSPNLQVTGSNNRPDASATILDPQFTSAATGDFTIKNQTLIDRKVGDPRWIK
- a CDS encoding RagB/SusD family nutrient uptake outer membrane protein, with amino-acid sequence MKNKIIIAGLIIAALFSSCQQFEDDYLETDAKSTLEPSLIFSEVALAKGAIDGIKVPFAETNSYRGRFLPYYGLNTDTEWYNTSQTAGDKADLCVYDAKPTNTEMNTTNNAFSMMYSGIERANICIKGLRQYGNPEPGTEMGQLLGEALTLRAIYYADLLKSFGDVPARFEPITTATLYLPKSSRDVIYKQLIADLGEASTLVAWPNETAYTNTVEHVNKAFVKAFRARLALAASGYQQYPDGVRRSSDPELSVANMYALALKESREVIQSGSAHLESTFEGLWRKYNQEVTTAGGESLWELPFSDGRGRMLFTFAVKHTAAADQFQANGANRGGVAGPLPFVFYDYDQADTRRNVTCVPYKYGNAVNGIAKQELGTLDTWYFGKYRYEWMKRYVTSTNDDGVNKMYMRYAEVLLIAAETANELEGPSAAMPYLKEIRRRSFSSADQAVKVENYVNALTSKDAMFNALVEENKYEFTGEMERKQALIRWNLLKANLDKAKQKMAELSTRTGQYADVPATLYYKYQADNVSLDIYGLNRGETTNPGVLYSSTPWTWTGTAADAKIASLYKAGVNPDNRQFWPIWQVFLDASNGQLKNDYGY
- a CDS encoding TonB-dependent receptor, encoding MNFKELLNKGANFCFNLVFLLCLLIGSQVYAQGTTIEGTVKDAAGLSLPGVNVLEKGTKNGTSTDFDGHYKLKLTNPKAVLSFSFIGFQSINVPTEGKTKVNATMIEDANNLNEVVVIGYGTAKKSDLTGAVSTISGSDLKKVPVANVAEALTGRIAGVQVTAAEGSPDADIRIRVRGGGSLTQDSSPLIIVDGFPINNMNDISSSDIETMTVLKDAASTAIYGSRGANGVILITTKSGKDGKMSVSFNMFYGMKKIAKDIDVLSPEDYTKWQYEYALLSQSGTKVPTNPDSYTKYFGNWEDHDMYNGLKGDDWQKQIFGRTGEVQSRDLGIRGGTEKLNYNFNYAHYDEKAIMVGSDYKRNNLALALKSKLNDKIDVAFTMRYSDTEIDGGGVNEQNEKSSSDSRMRTVVGYAPLPVPGLTSGDTTGDGTDVLINPFTAISDNNAQQFRKNFNMLGSFGWEIVDNLKLKVDLGLDNSNITDYRFYGQSTYYVNNAPTAVLQGLPAMIMSDGKQERFRNANTLNYDFKKIMGEDHHLTALIGEESITYSTNTVTSTIHGYPSFFDFEKAKTLTTQGTPQAVDNYYSPDDRLLSFFGRANYDYKNRYILSATFRADGSSKFLGANRWGYFPAFAGAWKMSEENWLKNKSWLSLLKLRASYGEAGNNNIPVGQQIQIFQSTPTTWINGVTSVWAPSKTMPNPDLKWETTVTQNIGLDFAFFKNRLSGNFDIYKNLTNDLLLNFPVSGVGYDFQYRNMGQNQNKGFEATINVVAIEKANYGLNFSLNMAVNKNRVNSLGIMSDFGQATGWASSQIGDDYLIAVGSSLGSMYGYKNDGRYEVADFDYVGGKYVLKSGVVNTSTSLVGDGSSLKPGDMKLKDINGDGKVDISDKTVIGHYNPKSSGGFVINGNAYGFDLMAAFNWSIGNDVYNADKIEFSTATASGEYKNLNSTMADGKRWTNLDPATGQLVTDPTALANLNANTTMWSPYMRQAIFTDWAVEDASFLRLNTLTLGYSMPEMFTSKLGVSKLRFYLTGSNIFVWTNYSGSDPEVSTKRKTPLTPGVDSSPYPRSRQMIFGMNLNF